The Anopheles coluzzii chromosome 2, AcolN3, whole genome shotgun sequence genome window below encodes:
- the LOC120950635 gene encoding protein obstructor-E isoform X2 has protein sequence MKYSIVFVVALFGAAVAQESFKCPDDFGFYPHHSSCDKYWKCDNNVAELKTCGNGLAFDATDSKYLTENCDYLHNVDCGDRTQLEPPISTPHCERLYGIFADAAKCDVFWNCWNGEASRYQCSPGLAYDREARVCMWADQVPECKNEEVANGFACPAAGEISNAGSFSRHAHPEDCRKYYICLEGVAREYGCPIGTVFKIGDADGTGNCEDPEDVPGCEDYYGDQDIKALQKKGY, from the exons ATGAAGTATAGCATAGTGTTCGTGGTTGCACTCTTCGGAGCCG CTGTCGCTCAGGAGAGCTTCAAGTGTCCGGACGATTTCGGCTTCTACCCGCATCACAGCTCCTGCGACAAGTACTGGAAGTGTGACAACAACGTGGCCGAGCTGAAGACCTGCGGCAACGGTCTCGCCTTCGACGCGACAGACTCCAAATACCTGACCGAGAACTGTGACTACCTGCACAACGTCGACTGTGGCGACCGCACCCAGCTAG AACCACCGATCTCCACTCCCCACTGCGAGCGTCTGTACGGTATCTTTGCGGATGCGGCCAAGTGCGATGTGTTCTGGAACTGCTGGAACGGTGAGGCCTCGCGCTACCAGTGCTCGCCCGGACTGGCCTACGATCGTGAGGCGCGCGTCTGCATGTGGGCCGACCAGGTGCCGGAATGCAAGAACGAAG AAGTAGCGAATGGATTCGCCTGCCCGGCCGCCGGTGAGATCTCCAATGCTGGATCCTTCTCGCGACATGCACACCCGGAGGACTGCCGCAAGTACTACATCTGTCTGGAGGGAGTCGCCCGCGAGTACGGCTGCCCGATCGGAACCGTCTTCAAGATCGGCGATGCTGACGGCACTGGCAACTGCGAAGATCCCGAGGACGTTCCCGGATG
- the LOC120950635 gene encoding protein obstructor-E isoform X1 has translation MKYSIVFVVALFGAAVAQESFKCPDDFGFYPHHSSCDKYWKCDNNVAELKTCGNGLAFDATDSKYLTENCDYLHNVDCGDRTQLEPPISTPHCERLYGIFADAAKCDVFWNCWNGEASRYQCSPGLAYDREARVCMWADQVPECKNEEVANGFACPAAGEISNAGSFSRHAHPEDCRKYYICLEGVAREYGCPIGTVFKIGDADGTGNCEDPEDVPGCEDYYGDLDLKSIRKSELLAGLALQSGGAPAATKANVKSNRPAPKDSN, from the exons ATGAAGTATAGCATAGTGTTCGTGGTTGCACTCTTCGGAGCCG CTGTCGCTCAGGAGAGCTTCAAGTGTCCGGACGATTTCGGCTTCTACCCGCATCACAGCTCCTGCGACAAGTACTGGAAGTGTGACAACAACGTGGCCGAGCTGAAGACCTGCGGCAACGGTCTCGCCTTCGACGCGACAGACTCCAAATACCTGACCGAGAACTGTGACTACCTGCACAACGTCGACTGTGGCGACCGCACCCAGCTAG AACCACCGATCTCCACTCCCCACTGCGAGCGTCTGTACGGTATCTTTGCGGATGCGGCCAAGTGCGATGTGTTCTGGAACTGCTGGAACGGTGAGGCCTCGCGCTACCAGTGCTCGCCCGGACTGGCCTACGATCGTGAGGCGCGCGTCTGCATGTGGGCCGACCAGGTGCCGGAATGCAAGAACGAAG AAGTAGCGAATGGATTCGCCTGCCCGGCCGCCGGTGAGATCTCCAATGCTGGATCCTTCTCGCGACATGCACACCCGGAGGACTGCCGCAAGTACTACATCTGTCTGGAGGGAGTCGCCCGCGAGTACGGCTGCCCGATCGGAACCGTCTTCAAGATCGGCGATGCTGACGGCACTGGCAACTGCGAAGATCCCGAGGACGTTCCCGGATG CGAAGATTACTACGGTGATTTGGACTTGAAAAGCATCCGCAAGAGCGAACTCCTTGCCGGTCTAGCCCTCCAGTCCGGTGGTGCGCCCGCTGCCACCAAAGCTAACGTTAAGTCGAACCGTCCGGCTCCCAAGGACAGCAACTAA